The window AGAAGGATCTTGTACAACCCGGCCAGCAGGTCAAGGTGCTTTCAGAGGTGTACGGCGACGAGGTGACCGGCAAGGTCTCCTCCGTTGCCAGCGCCCCTGCCGCACCCGAGGGCGACGACAAAGAGACGACGACCACCGCGGGAGGACAGGGCTACGCGGTGGTGGTCAAGTCGGACTCCGCACTGCCCGCCCGTCTGGCGGGCCAGGACGTGCGGCTCACCATCGAGGCCGCTTCGTCCGGCAAGAAGGTGCTTGTCGTCCCGGTGTCCGCCCTCTCCGCCGGCGCCGACTCCCGCACCACCGTCACCGTCCTGGACCGCTCCGGTGAGCGACGGCGCATCGAGGTCAGGCCCGGCACCGCCGGAGACGGCTACACCGAGGTCACCCCCGTCAAGGGGGCGCGACTCGCGGAGGGCGACAAGGTCGTCGTCGGTGTCTCGCGGTGACCGCCGGCACCATCCCGCCCCCGGTTGTCGAGTTCCGGGGCGTCGGCCTCACCTATCCCGGTCCGCCTCCGGTCCGGGCGTTGAAGGCCTGCGAACTGGCCATCGGCCGCGGTGAGTACGTCACGGTCGTCGGCCCCTCCGGCTCCGGCAAGTCCACCTTCCTCAACATCGCGGGGCTGCTCGACGGGCCCACCGAGGGCAGTTACCTCCTTGATGGCATCGACACCGGAACGCTCTCCGACGCGGACCGCACCGGACTGCGCGGCCGGCGAATCGGGTTCGTCTTCCAGAGTTTCCATCTTCTGCCGCACCGCTCCGCGGTCGAGAACGTGATGCTGGCCATGGTCTACAACGCCGGCGCGCGCCGCGATCGCGAGCAGCGGGCCCGCGAGGCACTGGAGCAGGTCGGCCTCGGCCATCGCGCCGACGCGTTGCCCACCCGGTTGTCGGGAGGCGAGCGGCAGCGCGTCGCCATCGCCCGTGCGCTGGTCGCCCGCCCCTCGCTGCTGCTGTGCGACGAGCCGACGGGCAATCTCGACACCACGACGGCCGAGTCGATCCTCCTGCTCCTCGACGAACTCCACGCCGGTGGCATGACCCTCGTGGTGATCACACATGACCCGGAGGTCGCGGCTCGCGGCCAGCGCACCGTCGCCATCCGGGACGGCGTGCTCAGCGAGCAGGTGACCGCCGCGTGAAGGTGCCGATACCGGGTCGTACGAGCCGCACGAAGCGTCATCGCGTTCTGAGTGCCGACAGGTCCCGGTTGAGCCCGCGCGATCTGTTTTCCGAGTCCGCTGCAGGCATCCTGCAGCGACCCGCGAGGTCCGCCCTCACCGCGCTCGGCACCGTCCTCGGCGTCGGAACCTTCGTCGCGGTCCTCGGGCTCACCGCCACCACGTCCTCGCAGATCGATTCCCGCTTCAATGAGTTGACCGCCACCGAGGTCACTGTCGAGGACACAGGTGGCGACCAGCCCGAGTTCCTGGACAACGCCTTCCCGGCCGACGCGGACCGCCGTATCGAAGCACTCAACGGGGTGCGCGAGGCGGGCGTGTACTGGCCGGTGCGCCTGAATCCGGAGGATGTCGTCTCGGCTGCGCCTCCCGGAGCCGGTGGTGAAGGGGAACGGACCCAGGTGGTCGCTGCATCCCCCGGCGTCCTCGCCGCGGCGGGGCCGGTGCTCGCCCAGGGCCGGACGTTCGACGCGTACCACGACCGACGGGGCGAGAACGTGGCCGTGATCGGCTCGGGCCTGGCCGCGCGGCTTGGCATCGTGACTCTGGAGACCGCTCCGGCGGTCTTCGTGGGAGACCAGGCGTTCACCGTCATCGGCATCGTCGCGGATGTCGAGCGCAAGGCGGATCTGCTGCTGTCGGTGGTGGTGCCGCGGACCGCCGCCGAGCAGATCTGGGGCAGCCCCGAGAGTGGCGAGCGGGCCAAGATGCTCATTGCGACCGATCTCGGAGCGGCCCGGCAGATTGCCTCGGAAGCGGCGCTGGCACTCGATCCGGCTCACCCGGAGCACTTCAAGGTCGTACCACCGCCCGATCCCAGGAGCCTGCGCGGCAACGTCACGTCCGACCTCAACGATCTCTTCATGCTGCTGGCCGGCATCTGCCTGGTGATCGGCGCTGTCGGTATCGCCAACACCACCCTGGTGGCCGTGCTGGAACGCACCGGCGAGATCGGCCTGCGCAGGGCGCTGGGCGCCCGTGGCCGCCACATCACCGTGCAGTTCCTGGCCGAGTCCGGTGCGCTGGGCGCGCTCGGCGGACTGATCGGCACCAGTCTCGGCACGGTCACCGTGGTGGCCATGGCGGTGCTCCGCGACTGGACACCGGTCATCCACCCGGCAACGGTCGTCGCCGCCCCGGCGATCGGCCTGGTCACCGGGCTTCTCGCGGGTCTCTACCCCGCGTGGCGCGCCAGCCGTATCCAACCGGCGGAGGCGTTGCGCCGTTGAGATACCCCGCACCCTGACTTGTTCGAACCCCAGCCCTCCACGCCGCCCGAGGAAGAGACGTGCGAAAGACGACCCCGACTGCACTGCTGGCCACGGCCCTGCTTCTCGCGGGCTGCTCCGGTGATGGTGACGCACCAGCCGTACCGGAGAAGCCGGACAGTTCCATCGCGCCCAAGTCGGCCAGTCTTACGGCGGATCTGGCCCTGCCCATCGAGGGCTACATCTTTTCGGAGTCCGAACTCGGCCTGCTGACGGACGCGATGAGCAGCCTGGCCCAGCGCTGTATGAAGCGGTCCGGCTTCGACTACCGCCCGGACGACGTGCAGCCCCCCGACATCGCCGTCATGGACCGCCGCTACGGCATCGCCAACTCGCACACGGCCGCGGAGTACGGCTACCACTTCCCGACCCCGAAGGCCGGTGAGTCGGCCATCAAGTCGCTGGGTGAGGCGGGCCGGGTCGCGCTCGCCGGCAAGCCGCTCGCGGACGGTTCACTCGACCCCGACGGCGGGTGCATCGGTGAGGCCAAGCGGCGACTGGCGGGTCAGAAGGCCGAGTTCGGCCCGGACAAGATCGCCCGCGAACTGAACATGGAGAGCTACGTACGGAGCCAGAAGGACCCGCGCGTCCTTGCTGTCTTCCGCTCGTGGTCCACATGCCTGGCGGCCAAGGGGTATCGCTACGCCTCACCCATGGACGCCATCGACGACCCCGAGTTCGGGTCCGAGAAGACAAGTCCCGCAGAGATTTCGACGGCCCGAGCGGACGTCGAATGCAAGAAGAAGACCCGACTCGTACGTACCTGGTTCGACGTCGAGTCCGAATGGCAGCGGACGGAGATCGAGAAGAACGCCGAGGAACTCGCCCGGATCAAGCAGCACAAGACGGACCAGCTCAAGAAGGCCGCGGCTGAGATGGGCGAATCCCGGTGAACCGTCGCAGCCAGAACACCCCCCATCCGCAGAACAGAAGGGACACCCATCCCATGCGTTTCCGTACTTCCGCTCTCACCGCCGCTTTGGCGGCCGCCGGGGCTCTCGGCATGCTGGCCACCGCGGCGCCCGCCCAGGCGGACAGCATCCCTGACGGACTGTGCGGCGGTGTCATCGATGTCGACTACTGCCTCTGGTACAACTCCAACCAGGCGGGAGGCTGGACCGCCACTTACGACAACGAGCCGAACTGGGCCAACCATTTCTTCACCAATGGTGGCCAGGGCAGCAACGGTGTGGGCATGCCCGTCAAGAACAACGCCGCGTCCTATGCGAACAGCCATGACAGCAAGACCGGTGTCTCGTACTTCAACCAGAACTACGGCGGCGCCTCCGACGTCGCCCCGCCGCGCGACAAGGGCAACCTCTCCAACACCTACAACGACAACGCGTCCTTCCGCTGGCGCTGACCCTCAGACACAACCGACACGGGAGTAACCATGCGTCTTCGTTCACTGTTCGTGGCCGGTGGTGTCCTCGCAGCAGGCACGCTGGGCCCTCTGACCATGGCGGCCCCGGCCCAGGCCGCGATGTCCGACATCTGCGGTGGCGTCATCGGAGGGATGTACTGCCTGTACTACAACTCCGGCCAGAAGGGCGGAGCCACCGGGGCAAGAGGGAACGTCCCCAACTGGGGCGACTACAACGGCACCGGGCTCCCGATGAACTTCGCCGACTGGGGCCTGGGCACGGCCGGCGTCGGCCAGAGCGTCAAGAACAACGCGGCGTCCTGGGCCAACTCCCACGACCGGGCGGGGCTTTCGTACTTCAACTCCAACTACGGTGGTGCGTACGACGTAGGTGCCCCGAACTCCAAGGGCCAGCTCGTGAACACCTATAACGACAACGCCTCGTTCCGCTGGCGGTGAGGTGACCCGGGCTCCCGGGGGACCCGCCAGAACCCGAGGGACTCCGCGCGGGCCCCTCCCCGACAGGGGAGGGGCCCGTTGTCAGGACCAGGTGAAGGCCGGGTTCACGTGCATGCAGGCCTCGTCGTTCGCGCCGTTGAGTGCCTCGGCCGACTCCGGGGTCCTGTCGTCCTCCTTGGGGGCCCGGTAGGTGTCGCCCTCACGCCAGTCCGCGCCCACGACCAGCGTGACGCCGGAGACGTTCGTCGACTTCTCCACCGAACTCAAAGGGATCCCGAGGGACTTGGCGAGTGCTTGGGCGTCTCCCTCAAGGTCGGCCTTCGGGTAGCGGACGACCGTCCTGTCCTCGCTCAGCGCGGCGGTCGTGTCGGCCGCGGCCTGGGTGAAGCCCTCTTGCACAAGCAGCCCCGCCACGGTGTTCGCGCGCCCGTTGGCCGGGCCCAGAACAGCGGTGCGCGTGCCGTTCTGCACCAGGACCGCGATCTCGTCTTCGGCGGCCGACGGATCGTCCGAGCCCTCGGTCTCCTTTTTCTTCTTGTCCTGACCGTCCAGTGCGATGTCCTCACGCACCAGCCGGAAGAGCTTCTGTGCATCCTCCGTGGGCTCCACCCGCACGCCGACGTACCGGTTCGGCATCGTGGTCATGGTGATGCGCTTCGGCTCCACCTTCCGCAGCTCGTTGCTGAGGTCGTAGAGCTTCTTGACCGTGTCGAGCTCCGGGTCGACGGTGATGGCCTCGGTGGCCTTCTCGGCGAGCCTGCGCAGTTTGTTCGGGCTGCTCAGCGTGGCGTTCTTCCGCAGCACCCGGATCATCGAGTTCATGTACTGGTGTTGCGCCTTGGCGCGGGCGAGGTCGCTGCCGTCCTCGAACCCGTAGCGCGTACGCAGCCACTGCAGGGCCTGCTTGCCCTTCACCGGATGCGTGCCCTCCTCCAGTTTCAGGCCCGAGCCCTCGCCCTTGCTGTTCTTGGAGTAGATGTTGGCGTCCACGCACACCGGCACACCGCCGATGGCATCGGCCATCGCCACCACACCCGCGAAGTCGATCTTCATGAAGTGGTCTATGCGGATGCCTGTGAGTTCTTGCCAGGTGGCCACCGTGCAACCGGGGCCGCCGTGCCCCAGGCTCTGGTTCGTCATCGTCCGGCCGTTGCTTGCCGGGTATTCCTTGTCGTTGTCGGGATCCGTGCACTTGGGGATCTGGACCAGTGTGTCGCGGGGCATGCTGATCACCGACATGTTGCTGCGGTCCGCGGACACGTGCAGCAACATCTGGACGTCCGCGAGTGGAGCCGCGCCAAATGTCTCCTTGGCACCGCCCAATTTCTGGTTCGCCTTGGAATCCCGCGCGTCGGAGCCGATGAGCAGGATGTTCAGTGGAGTCTGACCGGCCGCATTGGGCGTCGGCTCGGCGAGCTCCTTGTCGCCCAGGTTCAGATCGTCGTTCTTGATCTTGCTGTTGAGGTGTTCGTAGTAGAGGTATCCCGCCCCGGCGGTGCCAAGTATCAGCACGGCCAGCACCGTCGCCGACCAGCGAAGCACCCGGCGTCTTCGGTGGGGCGCCGTTGTACCACCCCCGCCCCCGCGATGCCGTCTTCCGCCACGCGGATCGCTTGCAGAATCGTCTCTGCCGCCCGGGTCGCGCGGGCTGTCGTCCGCGCCGGGCTCTCTGTCATATCGGGCGCGTGATCGCGCCCCCTCCCCACGCAGACTGCTCTGCGTCATCTCCCTGCCTCCCCACCCTTGCGCCTGCTGCCAACGACGGGCCTGCCGTGCGTCCTGTTAGACGCACGGCAGGCCCGTCAGGTCACTTGGCGCAGACAGCTTTGTCAGCTGTTGACTTGTCGATCTCTTCCGGTGCTGTCGCCGGAACGGTGAGGGGTACCCCAGCCCCCTGGAAATCCTCACCGAGCGTCAAGGTCATCGCTGGCAGTCCCTGCGAGTTCTTGACGCTCTTGCCCGGCTTCAGGGCCGAGGCCGCCAACCCCATGACGTCGGCGAGTTTGCGTGCCTGGTCTGCTTGATCGGGAGCGTACTCGAGTGTGGTCTTCGCGATGCTCTTGCCGGCGTTTCCCCCGTTCTCCGACTTGAGTACGCCCTCCTCGAGTTGCAGCCAGCTCAGGGTCTCCTGCGCGGAGCCCGCAGCCGCGCCGCCGTTGAACACCTGCACCCGCACGTCGGCCGCAGCCGCCCTGTCCCCCTTCAGCCGAGCGGCCACCTCGGCCTTCTCCTTCTTCTTCTGCTGTTTGACCGCGGTGAGCGACACGTCGTTCCTGATCAGGCTGAACAGCTCTTTGGCGTTCGGCTCTTTGAGGACGACTGTCGCCTTGACCTTCTCGGCCGGGTTGTCGATCACCGGAACCGTGGTGAAGGACAGGTTCTTGGTATCGAACTTCCCGAGTTCCAGGCCCAGGTCACGGAGCCTGGTGATGCTGCTGATCTTCGAGTCGACGGTCAGCGCCTGGGTGCCCGCCTCCGCCAGCTTCACCAGTTTCGTCGGGCTGGTGAGGGTGCCCTTCGACTTGAGCTTGCGCATGAGCGAGCTGAGGAACTGCTGCTGGATCTCGATCCGGCTCAGGTCGCCGCCGAAGCCCACGGAGTGACGGGTCCGGACGAAGGCGAGTGCTTCTTCGCCTTCGATGCTGTGCTTGCCCTTGGACAGCTTGAGCTTGGAATCCGGGTCGTCGATGTCCTTGGCCAGGCAGACGTCGACGCCCTCGACCGCCGTGGTCAGCGTTTTGACCGCATTGAAGTCGGCGATCATGAAGTGGTCCAGCTTGATACCGGTCAGCTCGGTGACGGTCCGCATCGTGCAACTCGGCGTCCGCCCTTCCTGACCGAGGCTGTTGTTGAAGCGGATGCCCGGTTGCCCAGGGATGACCTTGGTCGAACCGTCCTCCTGTGTCGTCGGACAGTCCGGAATATCCGTGATCAGGTCGCGCGGAATGCTCAACGCGGTCGCGTTCGTGCGGTCCTTCGAGACGTGCAGCACAACCGTGGTGTCGGCGTGCCCGGCGCTTCCGGAGTCGCCGTAGCCACTGTTCCCGCTACCCGTGCGCTTGTCCGTGCCCACCAGCAGGACGTTGATCGCCCGGTCCTTGCTGAAGCCGCCGGTACCCGCGCCGTCGTCGGAGACGGACGTGATGTTGTCGTTGAGGTGCTTCCAGTAGAGGTACCCGGCCGTACTGGCGCCGACGAGCAGGAAGGCCATCGTGCCGCCCGTCCAGACCAGGATTTTCTTGCCCCTGGACTGGTTGGGCCGGCCCTTGCGGCGGCCGGGCGGAGGGCCCTGCGGCGCGCGTCGTCTGCGCGGTCCGGGCACGCCCGGCTCCGGCGCCTCCTCCGGTGTCCGCTGTCGCTCCCGGCCCGGCGCCGCGCGCCCCCGCGAGGGCGTGGCACCGCCCGCCGTTCTGCGAGCGCGGGGACCGGGGACCGCTGACTGCGGTGCGGAAGCCTGCAGTCGCAGTTCGTAGTCGCCGGTGCTCGGGTTGAGTACCCACTGGTCTGCGGGGTCGATATCGTCCGCCCGCCCACGGCCTTGCGCGTCCACGGTTGCTTGAGTCCTCCGTCGGGGCCACGCGGCGTCTTTCCCCCTCAAAAGACGCTCGGTCAGTCGGTCCAACCAGTGCGCGACCTCAGGACAGACCTCGTGGCCGGGTGCACCGGATCGCTCACACTATCCGCCCCGTTCGGCGTCAAGCGACGACGGTGACAAATTCCACGTCCCTACAACCGGGCAATCCACCCAATTCTTTGAACGTACGTTCCCTCTCTTGGTGCGCCCTTTACTCAGAGGGCTGTTCGGGCGTCAACCGCACGCGTCCTCGGCGGCCGTGTTCCCCCGGAAAGTCGGCGCGGGACTCGTGGCGGGCGAAGGACCGGCGGGCCGTTTTGCGCCTGATGTGCCGTCCTGCGGTTCCGCCGGGCCCGAGTCGCGTTCGTAGCGCCCTTCTTGGCCCTCGTCACCCTGCTGAAAAGGCGCGTAGTCGTACGAATCGCCCTGTGAGTCACCGGATGTGTCCTCGGTGCCCTCGCTCTCACCCGGTGTCGTACGGCTCCACTTTTCGCCGGAATCCTCCGGAAGTTCCCTGGTGACCTCCAACGGCGCGTCCGTGCGCAGCCGTTCGAAGAGTTTCTCCGCCTCGGGTTCCACGAGCTGGTCGCGATTGGCGTTGTAGGCGTACGACTCCCTCGGCACGGTGAGGAATTGCACCCGTTCGGTGGGGATGTTGCGCATGCCGCGCACCAGGTCGTAAAGGCCCCGCAGGCTCGCCAGCCCGGGGTCGGTGGTGAGCGACGACGTCGCCGCGTCCAGCACGGGATAGAGCTTCACCGGATTCAGCAGGACGTCGTTGCTGCGCACCTTGTTGACCAGCGCGCCCAGGAAACGCTGCTGGCGGTCCATCCGGTCGGTGTCGCTGCCGTCGCCGATGGTCTTGCGGGCGCGTACATAGCCGAGGGCCTGTTCGCCGTTGAGCCGCACCTTGCCCGCGGGCAGCCGCAGCTTGGCCGCGGGATCGTCGATCGGCTCCTTGAGGCACACCTCGACGCCGTCCACCGCGTCGACCATGTCCTTGAACCCGTGGAAGTCGACCACCATGTGGTGGTCGACCCGAACGCGGGTCAGTTTCTCGACCGTCCGGATCGTGCAGGCCGAACCGCCCCTCTGGAAGGCGTAGTTGAACATCGCGAACAGGGGCTCGGTGCGGGTGCCGTCGGGCCGGCGGCAGCTCGGTACGTCCACCATCAGGTCGCGGGGGAGGGAGACGGCGGTCGCGCTGCGCCGGTTCGCCGCCAGGTGCAGCAGGATCGTGGTGTCGGAGCGCTCGGTGCCGGAGTCCCGGCCGTACTTGCCGTTCCCGTCCCCCGACCGCGAGTCCGAGCCGATCAGCAGGATGTTCTGCGCGTCCCGCACCAGCGAGGTGGGCCGCTCCTTGTCGTACCGGGCGAGCTCGGCGGCGGTGTCGTCGTCCGACGTGATGTTGCCGTTCAGCTTCTCGTACACCGCCCACCCGGCTCCCGCCGCGGCCACGAGGACCACGGCGGTGCCGATGCCCGCGTACCGCAGCCACCGCCGGCGGCGCCGGGCGGCACCGGCTCCGGTGGCGGACGCGCCCACGCCGGGCCCGACCACCCCCTCGCCGTGCGTGCCTCCGTTACCGCTCACGCCACGCTCCACCCCTCCTGCCGTTCGGAACCTGCCCCTACGACCATCACCCGGCCGGGGGCGGGGGGCTTCGGGGGAGGGGCCGAACGGGGGACGGGGCGGGGGATGCGGCGGGGCGGGCGGGCCGAGGTCTCCCGGCCCGCCGCGCGGGCGAGGGAAACCGCCCCCGCCCGGGCGGCGAATCCGCTCAGCGAGCCGTGGAGGTGACCCGCTCGCTCTCGATCCGCTTGGCCAGCGCGTCGCCCCCGAGCTCTTCGAGGTTCCGGCACAGCACCACGGACCCGCCGGCGGCCAGCGGCGCGTAGAGGCCGGCGCTCAGCCCGTCCCACGTGTCGTACGAGAGCGCGGACAACAGCCGGGACCCGGGCCCCGTCAGGTCGAGCCCGGGAGCGTCGGCCCGAGCCCGCTCGACGACCTCCGCCCCCGTCAGCTCCGCCCCGGCCACGACCAGCGCGGCACTCTCCGGGTCCACCGGGCCGTACGGCCGGAAGGCGTCACCCTGACCGGGCACCTCGACGGCGTAGTCGGCGTACCCGGCCGGCGGCTGCGCGAAGCGGCGACCCAGCGGCGCGAGCGACAACGCCACCCGCTCCCCGGAACAGGCGAGGCCGGCCTCGAACCGGCCCGGTCCGGCGACCACGTGATCGGCGGCACCCGCGTCGCCCCCGACATCCGCCACCACGCCCGCGGACGAGCACGCGAGCAGCCACACCGCCGTCTGCCAGTGCGCGGGCAGCAGCAGCGCCACGCGTTCACCGGGTTCGGCGCCCAGTTCGCCCTGGAGCAGATTCGCGGTCTTGGCCACCCAATTGGCGAAGGTGGCCACGGACAGTTCGACACGTTCGCCCGTGGCGTCGTCGTAGAAGGTCACCAGGGGGCGTGCGGGATCCGCGGCGAGCGCGGATCGCAGCAGGTCGGCGGGGGTGCGGTCGGTGGCGTTCACGGGACGCAAGCGTACGCGGGCAGCTGCCCGGGCGGGGGAGCGAGGGCCACCGGTTCGGCCGAGTGCGGCCGACGGTCCGTCATATCCCGGATGGACAGATAAGTATGACTATGTCCAGGATCAGGGGCATGCGCGGACATCTTGCTTCCTCGATCGCCGTCACGTGTGCGGCCGCCCTGGCCTTCCCCCTGGCGCTGGCCTCCGACGCCGCGGCCACGCCCCTCGCCTCCGGAAGACCGGCCGACGGCAGACCGGTTGCCGGGTGGACCGCCCCGGACGGACCGGCATCCGGACGAACGGCACGCGCCCGACCCGAAACGGCCAGGCCGTCCACCGCCTCGGCGGGGCACCGCACGGGCGCGGCGGCAGCCCCCGTGGCGTCGGCCGACCGGGCCGTCCCCGGCAGCACCCAGTCCCTCCCGCTCACCCCCCTCGCCGCCGGGGCCTCCCAGGCCACGCCCACCCCCTCCGGCGACCGCGCGCTGGCCCCCGTGTCCGCCCCCGTCCAGGGCCTCGCCCGGCGGGACGTGCGGCACTTCTCCCTCGTGGGCGTCGTCTGGGACAACCCCGACAGCGAACTCCACGGCCGGGTCCAGGTCCGTACCCGCGCGACCGGCACCGGCACGTGGTCGGCCTGGCAGGACGTGGACACGCACAACCACGAGCACGCGGCCGACCCCGACACAGCGGAACGCACCTCCGGCCGGGTACGGGGCTCCACGGCGCCCCTGTGGGTGGGTGACTCGGACGGCGTGGAGGTCCGCGTCCAGGCGGAGGCGGACGG of the Streptomyces aurantiacus genome contains:
- a CDS encoding peptidase M23 produces the protein MRFRTSALTAALAAAGALGMLATAAPAQADSIPDGLCGGVIDVDYCLWYNSNQAGGWTATYDNEPNWANHFFTNGGQGSNGVGMPVKNNAASYANSHDSKTGVSYFNQNYGGASDVAPPRDKGNLSNTYNDNASFRWR
- a CDS encoding LCP family protein is translated as MSGNGGTHGEGVVGPGVGASATGAGAARRRRRWLRYAGIGTAVVLVAAAGAGWAVYEKLNGNITSDDDTAAELARYDKERPTSLVRDAQNILLIGSDSRSGDGNGKYGRDSGTERSDTTILLHLAANRRSATAVSLPRDLMVDVPSCRRPDGTRTEPLFAMFNYAFQRGGSACTIRTVEKLTRVRVDHHMVVDFHGFKDMVDAVDGVEVCLKEPIDDPAAKLRLPAGKVRLNGEQALGYVRARKTIGDGSDTDRMDRQQRFLGALVNKVRSNDVLLNPVKLYPVLDAATSSLTTDPGLASLRGLYDLVRGMRNIPTERVQFLTVPRESYAYNANRDQLVEPEAEKLFERLRTDAPLEVTRELPEDSGEKWSRTTPGESEGTEDTSGDSQGDSYDYAPFQQGDEGQEGRYERDSGPAEPQDGTSGAKRPAGPSPATSPAPTFRGNTAAEDACG
- a CDS encoding ABC transporter permease, coding for MPGRTSRTKRHRVLSADRSRLSPRDLFSESAAGILQRPARSALTALGTVLGVGTFVAVLGLTATTSSQIDSRFNELTATEVTVEDTGGDQPEFLDNAFPADADRRIEALNGVREAGVYWPVRLNPEDVVSAAPPGAGGEGERTQVVAASPGVLAAAGPVLAQGRTFDAYHDRRGENVAVIGSGLAARLGIVTLETAPAVFVGDQAFTVIGIVADVERKADLLLSVVVPRTAAEQIWGSPESGERAKMLIATDLGAARQIASEAALALDPAHPEHFKVVPPPDPRSLRGNVTSDLNDLFMLLAGICLVIGAVGIANTTLVAVLERTGEIGLRRALGARGRHITVQFLAESGALGALGGLIGTSLGTVTVVAMAVLRDWTPVIHPATVVAAPAIGLVTGLLAGLYPAWRASRIQPAEALRR
- a CDS encoding LCP family protein, whose amino-acid sequence is MTQSSLRGEGARSRARYDREPGADDSPRDPGGRDDSASDPRGGRRHRGGGGGTTAPHRRRRVLRWSATVLAVLILGTAGAGYLYYEHLNSKIKNDDLNLGDKELAEPTPNAAGQTPLNILLIGSDARDSKANQKLGGAKETFGAAPLADVQMLLHVSADRSNMSVISMPRDTLVQIPKCTDPDNDKEYPASNGRTMTNQSLGHGGPGCTVATWQELTGIRIDHFMKIDFAGVVAMADAIGGVPVCVDANIYSKNSKGEGSGLKLEEGTHPVKGKQALQWLRTRYGFEDGSDLARAKAQHQYMNSMIRVLRKNATLSSPNKLRRLAEKATEAITVDPELDTVKKLYDLSNELRKVEPKRITMTTMPNRYVGVRVEPTEDAQKLFRLVREDIALDGQDKKKKETEGSDDPSAAEDEIAVLVQNGTRTAVLGPANGRANTVAGLLVQEGFTQAAADTTAALSEDRTVVRYPKADLEGDAQALAKSLGIPLSSVEKSTNVSGVTLVVGADWREGDTYRAPKEDDRTPESAEALNGANDEACMHVNPAFTWS
- a CDS encoding TIGR03089 family protein, translated to MNATDRTPADLLRSALAADPARPLVTFYDDATGERVELSVATFANWVAKTANLLQGELGAEPGERVALLLPAHWQTAVWLLACSSAGVVADVGGDAGAADHVVAGPGRFEAGLACSGERVALSLAPLGRRFAQPPAGYADYAVEVPGQGDAFRPYGPVDPESAALVVAGAELTGAEVVERARADAPGLDLTGPGSRLLSALSYDTWDGLSAGLYAPLAAGGSVVLCRNLEELGGDALAKRIESERVTSTAR
- a CDS encoding LCP family protein, producing the protein MDAQGRGRADDIDPADQWVLNPSTGDYELRLQASAPQSAVPGPRARRTAGGATPSRGRAAPGRERQRTPEEAPEPGVPGPRRRRAPQGPPPGRRKGRPNQSRGKKILVWTGGTMAFLLVGASTAGYLYWKHLNDNITSVSDDGAGTGGFSKDRAINVLLVGTDKRTGSGNSGYGDSGSAGHADTTVVLHVSKDRTNATALSIPRDLITDIPDCPTTQEDGSTKVIPGQPGIRFNNSLGQEGRTPSCTMRTVTELTGIKLDHFMIADFNAVKTLTTAVEGVDVCLAKDIDDPDSKLKLSKGKHSIEGEEALAFVRTRHSVGFGGDLSRIEIQQQFLSSLMRKLKSKGTLTSPTKLVKLAEAGTQALTVDSKISSITRLRDLGLELGKFDTKNLSFTTVPVIDNPAEKVKATVVLKEPNAKELFSLIRNDVSLTAVKQQKKKEKAEVAARLKGDRAAAADVRVQVFNGGAAAGSAQETLSWLQLEEGVLKSENGGNAGKSIAKTTLEYAPDQADQARKLADVMGLAASALKPGKSVKNSQGLPAMTLTLGEDFQGAGVPLTVPATAPEEIDKSTADKAVCAK
- a CDS encoding ABC transporter ATP-binding protein translates to MTAGTIPPPVVEFRGVGLTYPGPPPVRALKACELAIGRGEYVTVVGPSGSGKSTFLNIAGLLDGPTEGSYLLDGIDTGTLSDADRTGLRGRRIGFVFQSFHLLPHRSAVENVMLAMVYNAGARRDREQRAREALEQVGLGHRADALPTRLSGGERQRVAIARALVARPSLLLCDEPTGNLDTTTAESILLLLDELHAGGMTLVVITHDPEVAARGQRTVAIRDGVLSEQVTAA